A DNA window from Thiopseudomonas alkaliphila contains the following coding sequences:
- the ybeY gene encoding rRNA maturation RNase YbeY, with amino-acid sequence MVTLDLQIASTAPHLPSYEQLLTWCQTALQQRTAASELTIRIVDLAEGLALNSQWRGKDYATNVLSFPADIPEGLLDIPLLGDLVICAPVVAQEANEQHKSLEAHWAHLVLHGCLHLLGFDHIEDDEAEEMESLEQQMMAELGHPDPYRDDELTDYTHS; translated from the coding sequence ATGGTCACGCTTGATTTACAAATTGCCAGCACGGCTCCGCACTTACCTAGCTATGAGCAGCTTTTAACTTGGTGCCAAACCGCACTCCAACAGCGCACTGCGGCCTCTGAGCTGACTATTCGAATTGTTGACTTAGCTGAAGGTTTAGCTCTAAATTCGCAGTGGCGCGGAAAAGACTATGCCACCAATGTCTTGTCTTTTCCGGCTGACATTCCAGAGGGTTTATTAGATATTCCTTTACTGGGAGATTTAGTGATTTGTGCACCGGTAGTGGCCCAAGAAGCCAACGAGCAGCATAAATCCCTAGAAGCCCACTGGGCACATTTAGTGCTCCATGGCTGCTTGCACTTACTGGGCTTTGATCATATTGAAGATGATGAAGCTGAAGAAATGGAAAGTTTAGAGCAACAGATGATGGCAGAACTGGGTCACCCCGACCCCTATCGTGACGACGAACTAACGGATTACACACACTCATGA
- a CDS encoding PhoH family protein, whose translation MNASIKPLRFSLDSFEAARFANLCGQYDEHLRLIEQRTGIEIRNRAEHFELIGSSEKTQAVERLLRRLYRETKTSELTPDMVHLFLQESAMDDLVANPVSNIALKTRKGFIKPRGANQQGYVQSILEHDINFGIGPAGTGKTYLAVACAVDALEKEQIQRILLVRPAVEAGEKLGFLPGDLSQKIDPYLRPLYDALYEMLGFEHVNRLIERQVIEVAPLAYMRGRTLNNSFIILDESQNTTVEQMKMFLTRIGFGSTAVITGDITQVDLPRGTRSGLRHVTEVLKDVPGIGFTHFKSSDVVRHPLVQRIVEAYAKFEQRHEAQNGHA comes from the coding sequence TTGAACGCATCAATCAAACCTCTTCGCTTCTCGCTAGACTCTTTTGAAGCCGCGCGCTTCGCTAATCTTTGTGGCCAATACGATGAACACCTGCGCTTAATTGAACAACGCACAGGGATTGAGATTCGTAATCGTGCCGAACACTTTGAGTTAATCGGCAGCAGTGAAAAAACCCAAGCCGTTGAGCGCTTATTGCGCCGCCTGTACCGTGAAACTAAAACCTCTGAACTCACCCCAGATATGGTCCATCTGTTCCTACAAGAATCAGCCATGGACGACTTAGTGGCGAATCCAGTCAGTAACATTGCCCTAAAAACTCGTAAAGGCTTTATTAAGCCACGCGGCGCTAATCAGCAAGGGTATGTGCAATCGATTTTAGAGCATGATATTAACTTTGGCATTGGTCCTGCTGGCACCGGAAAAACCTATCTGGCGGTTGCCTGTGCGGTTGATGCCCTAGAAAAAGAGCAGATTCAGCGCATTTTATTAGTTCGTCCTGCGGTAGAGGCGGGTGAAAAGCTGGGTTTTTTACCCGGTGACTTATCGCAAAAAATCGACCCTTACCTGCGTCCTTTATATGACGCACTCTACGAAATGCTTGGTTTTGAACATGTCAATCGCCTGATTGAACGGCAAGTCATTGAAGTGGCGCCCTTAGCCTATATGCGCGGTCGTACTCTCAACAATAGCTTTATTATTTTAGATGAGAGCCAAAACACCACTGTTGAACAAATGAAAATGTTCTTAACCCGTATTGGTTTTGGTTCAACAGCAGTTATTACCGGTGACATTACCCAAGTCGACTTGCCGCGCGGTACACGCTCTGGTTTACGCCATGTCACGGAAGTCTTAAAAGATGTGCCTGGCATCGGCTTTACTCACTTTAAATCCAGTGATGTAGTGCGCCATCCGTTGGTGCAACGAATTGTGGAAGCCTACGCTAAATTTGAACAGCGCCACGAGGCACAAAATGGTCACGCTTGA
- a CDS encoding TolC family outer membrane protein has product MLLPRLSLALAVSFTISSFAYANPALSKPSVMDIYQQALTNNPDLAAAHADLKAKQELTPQAKAGLLPQLSAAAGTSHNRTSVDTTLGTIRKNRSGHSYQASLSQPLFRLDRWYQLKSAESASEQATLEYSAVEQGLILQSAEVYFAVLRAQDNLAATRAEEAAFNRQFELANERFDVGLSDKTDVLQAQAAFDAARANRIVAQRMVDEAYQALTTLTNQHYTGLKGVKHNLPIVAPSPNDATSWVNTAAEQNLQLQAIHHAVNAAEQGVKQRKSAFAPSVDAVAQYQRGDNDALGMVNSLPDLPDLAGVVPRYNGNASQRSIGIQLTIPLYTGGMLSSQVREGVYRLDQAEQMRESLRRQVVQDTRNYHRAVNTDVDTVQARRQAIISGLSAVEATQIGYDVGTRNIIDVLDAQRQLYAAVRNYNNARYDYILNNLRLQQAVGTLSPAALQDLGLYLNPNYDPDADFLPPNLEAEIEANLRRR; this is encoded by the coding sequence ATGTTATTGCCACGCCTGTCACTTGCGTTAGCCGTTAGCTTTACCATTAGCAGTTTCGCCTATGCCAACCCCGCGTTAAGCAAGCCCTCGGTCATGGATATTTACCAACAAGCGCTGACCAATAATCCTGATTTAGCCGCGGCCCATGCAGATTTAAAAGCTAAACAAGAGCTCACACCACAAGCCAAGGCTGGCTTACTGCCTCAGCTCTCAGCTGCTGCAGGTACTAGCCATAATCGCACCTCGGTCGATACCACCTTAGGCACTATCCGTAAAAATCGTAGTGGCCACTCCTACCAAGCCTCACTCTCTCAACCTTTATTTCGCTTAGATCGCTGGTACCAGCTAAAATCAGCCGAGTCAGCCAGTGAGCAAGCCACCTTAGAGTATTCTGCGGTTGAGCAAGGCCTAATTTTACAATCTGCTGAAGTGTATTTTGCAGTGTTACGTGCCCAAGATAACCTCGCTGCTACCCGAGCTGAAGAAGCAGCTTTTAATCGCCAATTTGAACTCGCCAATGAGCGCTTTGATGTAGGGCTGTCGGATAAAACCGACGTTCTTCAAGCACAAGCAGCCTTTGATGCGGCGCGAGCTAACCGCATAGTGGCCCAGCGCATGGTCGATGAGGCCTACCAAGCCTTAACCACCCTAACCAACCAACACTACACTGGGCTTAAAGGGGTTAAGCATAACTTACCGATTGTTGCCCCCAGCCCTAACGATGCTACTTCCTGGGTTAATACAGCCGCGGAGCAAAACTTACAACTGCAAGCCATTCACCATGCCGTTAACGCCGCTGAACAAGGGGTTAAGCAACGCAAATCAGCGTTTGCCCCTTCAGTCGATGCAGTTGCCCAATACCAACGGGGCGATAACGATGCGCTCGGCATGGTCAACAGCCTGCCTGATTTACCCGACTTAGCTGGTGTAGTTCCGCGTTATAACGGCAATGCCAGCCAGCGCAGTATTGGCATTCAGCTCACTATTCCGCTCTATACCGGTGGCATGCTCAGCTCGCAAGTGCGTGAAGGGGTCTACCGTTTAGATCAAGCCGAACAAATGCGCGAAAGTTTACGACGCCAGGTGGTGCAAGATACCCGTAACTATCACCGCGCGGTGAATACCGATGTAGACACTGTGCAAGCACGCCGCCAAGCCATTATTTCTGGCTTAAGTGCAGTGGAAGCCACACAAATTGGTTACGACGTAGGCACCCGCAATATTATTGATGTGCTAGATGCCCAGCGCCAGCTCTATGCCGCAGTGCGCAACTACAATAATGCTCGCTATGACTACATCTTAAATAATCTACGCTTACAACAAGCAGTAGGGACTTTAAGCCCTGCTGCACTGCAAGATTTAGGCCTGTATTTAAACCCTAACTATGATCCCGATGCTGACTTTCTACCGCCTAACTTAGAGGCAGAAATTGAGGCCAATTTACGCCGTCGCTAA